Below is a genomic region from Puniceicoccaceae bacterium.
GCTTCACCCAGCCCTGATGGTGGCCGGAGGCATTGCACTGCATGTATTCAGCCGTGTCATCGCACGCTTGCTCAGCAGGGAGTGATACCACGCATGAAACGCTCGAGGTGGATCTGCTTGCTGGGGTGTCAACTGATGGCATGTTTCACCCCTGCAAGTCTGTTGCATGGAAATCCAAAACCGGATGCTGACGAACTGTTGAGCGCAAGCCAGTTGCTGGAACGCTACCCCATCCGTGCTGGAGCACTGCTCGATGCCATCGATTTTTCCAGTGAAGGCTTGCAGGACGCACAGGTGGCGTTGCGTGAGAACGATCCTGAAACGGCACTGGCGATCCTGCTGAGTTACATGCGTCAGAATCCACTGCCATCCGCACTGATCCCAGAACTACCTCCTGCACGACCCGATATTCTTAAGCTTGCCCACGAGGCAGTAGAAGGGATCTTCACGATTCAGAGCAGGACGTATCAGCAGCCACTGCATCCGGATGGACGCCTGAACTGGGAGGATCGTGGCCCCAACCAGGACAAGGAGTGGGCCTGGATGCTCAACCGCCACCCACATTTCAACTTTCTGCTCACAGCGTTTCTCGAAACCGGAGAAGCGCGTTTTCTGGAAACCATTAGCACCCACCTGAGCGAGTGGATCCCCGATCACCCACCTCCAAATCGAGTCAGTTTCTCCACTTCGTGGCGTGCGCTTGAGGCTGCCCGTCGCATCCTTGACTCATGGTTACCTGTCTATGCACAGGTCCGCATGGAATCAGCGCTCTCCGATGAAGCCCTGTTTCTCATGCTCTCGGCAATCCCAGAACACGCCAAATACCTGCGCAACCACTATTCCTTCTGGGGAGGCAATCACAAGGTGACCGAAAAATTGGCCATTGCAACCTGCGCACTGGCGTGGCCACAGTTTCGGGAAGCACCGCAGTGGCTACAGCACGCAGTGGATGTGATTGAAGAAGAGTTGTATAAACAGACCTATCCCGACGGAACCTACAAGGAACTTGCCAATCACTACCAGAAAGTTGTGGCAGAAAACTACCTGCGCATCCTGCAGATGCTGGAGAGTCGCGGCAAAGACAAAGTCGACTCCGCATTTCGGCAGCGCGTCGAAGCCCTTTGGAACAACCTTGCAGTGGTCATGCGACCGTCCGGCATGGGACCGCTGAACAGCGATTCCTCGCTTGAAAACAACCGCGAGCTGGTGCAAGTCGCAAACGCATATTTCGGACGCAGCGATTGGAAATTTATTCTCACCCATGGTACATCAGGTGTGGCACCGAAAGAACCCGCAAGCCGCTTTTTCCCCTGGGCGGGCCATGCCATCATGCGCAGTGGATGGGGACCTGATGACCACTGGGCCTTTTTTGACATTGGTCCGCATGGAAGTGCGCACCAGCATTGGGATCGCCTGCACCTGAGCATCTCTCTGGGGCAGCATGATCTGCTGGTCGACACCGGACGTTACATCTACAAGCCCGGTGCCATGCGGGATTACTTTCGCTACGGCGCGGGGCACAACGTCGTTCGTGTGGATGGACGCGACTCTCACCGCCCCCCAAACACGGTGTCGCAACCCTTGCCTGTGCTGGCCCAAATCGAGCCTGAGTTCGACGCATTTGCAGCTTCGGTTGATTTTGAACTGGGTCCAGCCTCAAGCTCACGGGTCCATCATCGCCGCATTGTGGTCTACCTTCGCCACATCGCCTGGTTGGTGATCGACGAGATCGTCGGTTATGGTGCACACCACTATGACACGCGATGGAACCTGCATCCCGATGTACAGGTGGAAGCCGATAAGACAGGGTTGCAGGCGGTGCTCGCAGATGGTCAGTTCGCCAGAGTGGAATTGCTCACCACTCGACCCGGAGGTCAATGGAAACTCACAAATGGGCAGGTTGAACCCGAAGTGAGTGGGTGGTACAGTCGAGCATACAACGAACGTCGGGCCAGCACTTCCGCAAGCTTTGAGTACCGCACCCGTCAACCTCATATCAACGTTTGGTGGATTGCACCACTCGCTGAAGCAAATGGCAACCCAGCTCCCTCTGCCCAGTTTCTTGGAGATGCACGATCACTGGACTCGCTACAGGTTGAGGTGAAGCATGGCACAAAAGTAGTTGAAGTCACCTGGAGTGGGAGTGCGATACAGGTTCAGGAGCGAGTACATTGAACGAGGTTTCTTTCCTCATCGACTGCGTCCGAATCCATCCCACGCTCTGATTTTCCCCATTGGATTTCAGATCGATCAGCAGTGCAGGTTTTCAGTTTTCACGAGTGCGGAAAAATCAAAGTCCTGCAAGGCGTGCACCACCAATCGTTGTGAACGCGATAAGAAATGACGCTTGAGCCACATCAGCCGAATCTCCCGATGACACGGGAAATCGCAAATGGCACGAAAGACGACCTTGCGATGTTGATGTGCATGAGCCGCCAGGGCCGGAGTAAATGCCAAACCACAGCCTGTTTCAACAAGTCCCAGCAAGGTGTCGATCTGAGAGCTGCGCAAGGCGACAGAAGGCGACAGCCCCAACTCCTTGCAATAGGCTCCGGTCTGAGCGGCCAAACAGTGGGAGTCTTCGAGCAAGATCATGGCTTGCTCAGCTATCTGTTCCGCAGAAACCGACGGTGCACGAGTCAGTGCATGATGCTCAGGCAACGTCAGCAAGAGTTCATCCTGAAGGAGAAGCATGGAATCACATTCCTCATCCATCGACGTAGGCGGACTCAGCAATGCAAAGTCAATTTTCCCCATCATCAATGCTTCGGTCAGTTGTTCCGTGATCGCTTCATACAGCTCAAAACGAACACCTGGTGCTTGTGCACGAACCGCAGTGAACAGGTGTGGGATCAGGTAAGGTGCCAAGGTTGGAATCGCACCAAAACGCAGGGTTCGCTCGTGCTCATCCTGCACCTTGTGGATGAATTCCTCAGCCGATTGCACATCCGCAAGGATGGCCTGGGCATGCTTGAGAAATTGCTGACCCAGCAGGGTGAGGGAAACTTCGCCGCGCGACCGTTGAAAAAGCCTTCCTCCGACCTCAGATTCAAGTTTTTTGATCTGCTGGCTCAACGAGGGTTGGGAGACCCGACAGACCTCGGCCGCTCTTGAAAAATGTTTCTGCCGGGCAACTTCCAGAAAATATTTTAAGCGCTGCAACTCCATCTTATAGTTTTCTCCTATAGTTGATTAACTTATTTATATTTCACTTATGATTAAGTTGCTGATAAGCTACAACTGAATACTGGGACATGCATCCCTCATCTCGGGTCGTCAGACCCAACCCGAACCCAAAGACTGTTATGAATGACAATGATGCGAATCAATCGGGCAAATGCCCCTTTCCCCATGGTGACGTTGCGACTCCAGCCACGACGGGCAAGTGTCCCGTAATGCACGGTGGCAACACTTCTGCGGAGCAGGCCATGAAGAACTGGTGGCCCAACTCCCTCAACCTGGACATCCTGCACCAACACGACCGCAAGACCAACCCCATGGGCGAAGATTTTGACTACCGGGATGCGGTGCAATCACTCGATTTTGAGGCCCTTCGAAAGGACCTCACGGAACTGATGACCCACAGTCAGGACTGGTGGCCTGCGGACTGGGGACACTATGGTGGCCTGATGATTCGCATGTCCTGGCATGCTGCAGGCAGCTATCGCACGGCTGACGGGCGCGGTGGCGGAGGCACGGGTAATCAGCGCTTTGCTCCACTTAACTCTTGGCCCGACAATGCCAATCTTGACAAAGCGCGTCGTCTGCTCTGGCCGATCAAGCAAAAATATGGAAACAAGCTCAGTTGGGCGGACCTGATGATTCTGGCGGGCACCATTGCCTACGAATCCATGGGACTGAAGACCTTTGGATTCGGTTTCGGACGTGAAGACATCTGGCACCCTGAGAAGGATACCTACTGGGGTTCGGAAAAGGAGTGGCTCGCCAGCAGCCGTGAACGCTATGGCAGCGAAGATCGTGAAACGCTCGAAAATCCGCTTGCTGCCGTTCAGATGGGTTTGATCTACGTAAATCCAGAGGGAGTTGATGGGAACCCCGATCCGCTTCGCACGGCAAAGGATATTCGCGTGACCTTCGCCCGAATGGCGATGAACGACGAGGAGACAGTGGCTCTCACCGCAGGTGGACACACGGTGGGCAAATGCCACGGAAACGGTGATGCTTCGCTGCTTGGACCCGAACCTGAAGCAGCAGATGTTGAGGAACAAGGTCTGGGCTGGATCAATAAAACCAAACGCGGAATTGGCAGAAATACCGTTACCAGCGGTATTGAGGGAGCCTGGACAACCCATCCGACCCAGTGGGACAACGGATATTTTGAAATGCTGCTCAACTACGAGTGGGAACTCAAGAAAAGCCCCGCTGGTGCCTGGCAGTGGGAACCTGTCAACATCAAGGAAGAGCACAAACCTGTGGATGTCGAAGATCCATCGATCCGCTACAACCCAATCATGACCGATGCGGACATGGCGATGAAGATGGATCCTGACTACCGCAAGATATCCGAACGATTCTACAAGGACCCGGCTTATTTCTCCGAAGTCTTTGCACGGGCCTGGTTCAAGCTCACCCATCGTGACATGGGGCCAAAGGTTCGCTACCTGGGACCATGGGTGCCCCAGGAGAATCTAATCTGGCAGGACCCGGTTCCAGCGGGAAAATCCGACTATGATGTGAAGGCGGTCAAGGCACGTATCGCAGCGACTGGAATCGACTCTCACGAACTCATCGCAACCGCCTGGGACAGTGCTCGCACCTTCCGTGGATCGGACATGCGCGGAGGTGCCAACGGAGCACGCATCCGCCTTGCACCCCAGCGCGACTGGCTTGGAAATGAACCGGAACGCCTCACCCGCGTGCTGGGCAAGCTCGAACCTATCGCAGCCGAATTTGGGATCAGCGTTGCCGATGTCATCGTTCTTGGCGGCAACCTGGGCGTTGAGCAAGCGGCCAATGCCGCCGGCGTAGTTCTCACCGTTCCCTTCACTCCCGGTCGCGGTGACGCCACACAGGAAATGACGGATGTAGAGTCTTTTGAAGTGCTCGAACCCATCCATGATGGCTATCGCAACTGGGTCAAACAGTCCTACGCCGTCAAACCGGAGGAACTTCTGCTTGACCGCACGCAACTGATGGGATTGACCGCTGTTGAAATGACCGTGCTCGTCGGTGGGATGCGCGTGTTGGGAACCAACTACGGAGGGAGTCAACACGGGGTTTTCACGGACCGTGTGGGTGCGCTCACAAATGATTTTTTTGTGAACCTCACCGACATGGCCTACACGTGGGAACCTGCAGGTGAAAACCTCTATCACATCCGCAACCGCAAGAGTGGCGAGGTGAAGTGGACCGCAACACGAGTGGATCTGGTCTTCGGTTCAAACTCAATCCTCCGCTCCTACGCTGAGCTGTATGCGCAGAAGGATAATCAGGACAAGTTTGTGCGCGACTTTGTTGCCGCCTGGACCAAGGTCATGAACGCCGACCGTTTCGACGTAGCCTGACGCAGTCCAACATCGTAAAATGCGTTGAAGTATTTTGATGGATCGACGGCCCTGGAATCATAGAAATTTCAGGGCCGTTCGGTGCATGGATAGGGCTGCGAAAGATCAGCCTGGTTTGCGGGCGATCACTTGGGTGACAGCACTCGCACCCGTATGGCCGATGCCTTCAAAAACCATGCGTTCGAGCGTGTGTCCCAGCTCAAACTCGAGTCCTTGCAGCTCCTTCTGGGCCTGCCCCCAGCTCAATAGCATGTCCGGGTCCTTCGGACCACCGGTTCCGAGCAGTAATTGCTCCGGGGAATAGGACTCCAGAACCAACACCCCGCCTGGTCGGAGTGCACGCACAATGCGCTGGTGCAGTCCTTTTCGCAAGGATTCCGGCAGGTGGCAAAAGATGGATACGATGCCGTGCCAGCAGTTCTCACCCAAGTCGAATTCACTGAGATCCGCATGCAGGTATTGGACCTCTACTCCACTGGATAGTGCGGCACTGCGCGCATGCGTGATCGCCTTTTCCGAAAAATCAACTCCCGTCACCTCATAGCCGGAACGTGCCAGGAAAACTGAATTGCGTCCTTCTCCCTCCGCCAGGCAGAGCACTCGTCCCTTGGGAATCGACGATGCCGCACTGACGAGGAAGTCGTTGGGCATTCTTCCATAATAAAATGGGTTGGATTCGTAACGGGCATCCCACATGTGCGTTTCTTGTGCGGGCCGTGAAGGTTTGTGCGGGTCAGCGGTCATCGTGTGCTTCCGGTTCCAATATCATATTGCATACTCTGCTTCAACAGCTCCAGATTTTCACCTTTGCAGACGTTGAGCAACTTGAGGAAAATCATGGCTGTGAGAAAAGAGTCCCCCATGGCGGTGTGTCGCCCTGCTTTCCCCATGCCAAAGTGCTCGAGCAGTGCATCGAGTCCAAAATCATGCGGATCCTGCCGTGGGGGAATACACTGGTGTTCTTCGAGTTTCAGAACCAGCTCCATCACATCCACCGCCGGATTTGGAAGGATGGCATGCCCGTGACGAAGCCTGGCGTGGTTGAGCACGATGACGTCAAAAGCCACATGATGTCCGACAAGCCAGGCGTCTCCGATAAAATCGGAAAATGCCTGCACCGCTTCCGCTTCCTCGATTCCCTGCCTCTCCGTCTCTTCCCGTGTGATCCCGTGCACCACAACTGCTGACGAGTTAAAAGGGATGCGAACCATGCACTCGAATGAGTCTTCCGGGACGATCTCATTTCCCTGAATCGCAACTGCGGCAATCGACACCAGTCGATCCCGCCCCGGATTCGTGCCTGTGGTCTCGGTATCCCAAACCACCCAGCGCCCGGGAAGCACATCACTCGATATCATTGCGCATCCTCCGAAGGTGCGAGGTAGCGTTCCTCGATCAGATTCTGAAGGTTCAGAACCGTACGAAATGTGGACTTCACCAGCTGGATTTCAAGACTGTTCAGCGTGCTCGGGTCAATCCATTTCCCATTGGTCTGCTCCTTGAGACCGGTGCGAGCAATGATGAGCAGGGATATGCGAAATCCCTCTGCAGCCTCCTGATAGATCGATTCATGCTCTTTGTCGATTTGGGTGAGACGCACAAATCTCTCGTATGTCGACGTCACATCATGAATCCCGTGAGCAAATGCGAGCAATCGACCAAGGTCCACCAAGGGCACGTAAACATAGGCATCCATGTTGAAGCGCTCGGGTTTTCCCTCTTCCCCCGGACGGTTGAAGCTTTCATACACGGTGCTGTCTGGAGAATGGTCAAGTGTCGCACGTGCCAACCGACGGATGAACCCTGCATTCCGATCCATGCGTGCCTTGCGCCACAGGGTGAGATCATCCAGCAAGTGCTCAAGTCCATCCCCCGGCAACATGTCGAACCAGAGCAGGTTGCGGTAGAGTTCCTGTAAATTTTCCGTTTCGATCCACCGCGACACGTATTGCTTCCACTCGCTGAGCGGTTGACACCACTGCGGATTGTTTTCGGTATAGCCGAGCTGATGCGCGGTCCATCCACACTTGAGCAGTCCTTCATTGATGTGGACCGCCAGTTTTGAGTAGAAATTGGCACAGGCCTGCGCATGGTCAGGATGGTCGGGCCGGTAGATCAATCCCCGATCCATGGCATTGCGCGTGAAGAGTTCCTTGCGCCCGCCCAGCCCGGCGAAGACCAGACAAAAACTTGAAGGCGGCATGTAGCTGCCCTCTTGCCTCAAAGTATCCATGGCGAGGCGAATCACTTTTTTGACAAAATTACGGTTGAGGTCGTGCACCACCTCTGCAAACCAGCCGATACTGTCCGCGCTGCGCAGGTCGTGCAGGGTCAGCATATCGGCGCGGTGGCGCATGTGGCTGAGTTCCTCAAAGCTGTTGATTTCTCCAATCTGCCGAATGATCACCATCGGATTATTGCCATAGTACAGCATCAGATCCCGCTCCGAAATGACTCCGCAGGCAGGACTGTGAGGAGTGCCATCCTCCGTCAGGCAAAGGTGTTGGAATCCGGTTTTCATCATGATGCGCAGGCAACGTCCCAAGCGCGGATTTTTTTCCACGGTGATGACGGGAGAACTCATGAATTCCTTTGCCCTCGCCTCCTTCGGAGCACGACCGGACTGCACGACTTTCGCCATGTCCGTCTTGGTCACGATGCCGAGAGGATGACCTTCCCGACTGGTTACCACGATGGCTTCAGCCTTGTGATACAACATCTTGAACGCCACTTCCTGCATCGTCTCACCTGGAGCACAGGCGATGAAACGATTGCGGGAATACTCGCTCAACTTGGTCGTCTGTTCAATGCGACCAATGAGAGAGTCCACTTCATCCTCTGCGGGAAACATTTCGACCTGATCCGCCATGGAGGGAATGCGAAAATCAGATCGCAGACTGATGTTCGCTTTCAGATATCGGATCACGTCCGGATAGAGCGGTAGCAGGTTCGCAAATTCAATCCATGGCACTGCATACAGAATCGTATCTTCCTCCGTAACGGCCGTATTGACATAATCCCCATCCGGGTCGAGCAGGTGCCCGGTGCCAAGCAAGTCCCCGATTCCACGGAGATCCGAGAGTTCTCTTTTCCCCCGCCTTTGGCTTGTCACACGCACGGATCCTTTGTTCACCACGTAAAAGAGGGGACGGCGGCGATTTCCCTCTTCAAACACGATTTCATCCTTTTCGTGAAACTTGATGCGCACTTTGCGTGCAATCGTCTCCAGATCCCGTGTCTCCATGTACAGGAACGGCGGGTATTCCTTGAGGAAATCCGCAATGCGCTCAAAGAGACTGTTGGATAATTTCATCGCAAATATTCGAGAGCCAGCCCGCGAGGGTCCCCAACCACACGTCCGTTTTCAGCTACCAGATGCCCCGATACTAACGTGTATTCGATGTTTGCATAAAACGACTCTGCTTCAAAGGGAGACCAGCCGCATCGGGAATACAGGGGATGGTTTTCCGATTTCACCGGGTATTCGTGCTCGCGAACAACCACGATATCCGCCCAGTATCCTTCACGCAGAAACCCTCGATCCTTGATCGAAAATCGTTTTGCAACCGCATGACTCGTTGCCTCGACCAGCCGTTCCACAGTCAGTTCCCCGCGCCGCACATGTTCCCAGAGCACCTGAAGCACATGCTGCACGAGCGGAAGCCCCGACGGAGCCTGGGTGTAGGGGTTGGATTTGTATTCCAGCTCGTGAGGAGCATGGTCTGTTGCAAGAATGTCGATGCGCCCATCTTTCAGGGCCTCTATGATCGCGAGGCGATCCTGTTCCGTTTTCACGGCAGGATTGCACTTCAGGCGATGTCCGAGTGCTGCGTAGTGCGAATCATTAAAATGCAGATGATGCACACAAGCCTCCGCTGTAATCTTTTTCCCATCAATCGGACCGGGTTCAAACATCGCAAGCTCTTCCGCCGTGGTCAGATGCAGGATGTGCAAGTCGGCATCGTGCCGCCGGGCCAGTTCGATTGCCAGTTTACTGGATGCCAGACATGCTTCCCTCGAACGGATATCGGGATGATAGCGGGCTGGGATTTCTTCACCCCAAACCGCCTTGTAACGTTCAAGATTCGCCGCGATGATGTCATCATCCTCACAATGCGTCACTACCGGGATGGGCGCATGCTGGAAAATGCGTTCGAGAACCTCGGGTTCTGACACGCGCATATTCCCGGTTGACGATCCCATAAACACCTTGATCCCGGGCACCCGCTTTCCGTCAACCGCCCGAACCGCATCCAGATTGGTGTTCGAACCCCCAAGATAAAAACTGTAGTTTGCATAGGAATCGCGACTCGCCACTACGTGCTTTTCATCCAGACGCTCTGCGTCCGTGGTTGGCGGATAGGTATTGGGCATTTCCATA
It encodes:
- a CDS encoding alginate lyase family protein — its product is MACFTPASLLHGNPKPDADELLSASQLLERYPIRAGALLDAIDFSSEGLQDAQVALRENDPETALAILLSYMRQNPLPSALIPELPPARPDILKLAHEAVEGIFTIQSRTYQQPLHPDGRLNWEDRGPNQDKEWAWMLNRHPHFNFLLTAFLETGEARFLETISTHLSEWIPDHPPPNRVSFSTSWRALEAARRILDSWLPVYAQVRMESALSDEALFLMLSAIPEHAKYLRNHYSFWGGNHKVTEKLAIATCALAWPQFREAPQWLQHAVDVIEEELYKQTYPDGTYKELANHYQKVVAENYLRILQMLESRGKDKVDSAFRQRVEALWNNLAVVMRPSGMGPLNSDSSLENNRELVQVANAYFGRSDWKFILTHGTSGVAPKEPASRFFPWAGHAIMRSGWGPDDHWAFFDIGPHGSAHQHWDRLHLSISLGQHDLLVDTGRYIYKPGAMRDYFRYGAGHNVVRVDGRDSHRPPNTVSQPLPVLAQIEPEFDAFAASVDFELGPASSSRVHHRRIVVYLRHIAWLVIDEIVGYGAHHYDTRWNLHPDVQVEADKTGLQAVLADGQFARVELLTTRPGGQWKLTNGQVEPEVSGWYSRAYNERRASTSASFEYRTRQPHINVWWIAPLAEANGNPAPSAQFLGDARSLDSLQVEVKHGTKVVEVTWSGSAIQVQERVH
- a CDS encoding LysR family transcriptional regulator, which codes for MELQRLKYFLEVARQKHFSRAAEVCRVSQPSLSQQIKKLESEVGGRLFQRSRGEVSLTLLGQQFLKHAQAILADVQSAEEFIHKVQDEHERTLRFGAIPTLAPYLIPHLFTAVRAQAPGVRFELYEAITEQLTEALMMGKIDFALLSPPTSMDEECDSMLLLQDELLLTLPEHHALTRAPSVSAEQIAEQAMILLEDSHCLAAQTGAYCKELGLSPSVALRSSQIDTLLGLVETGCGLAFTPALAAHAHQHRKVVFRAICDFPCHREIRLMWLKRHFLSRSQRLVVHALQDFDFSALVKTENLHC
- the katG gene encoding catalase/peroxidase HPI, producing MNDNDANQSGKCPFPHGDVATPATTGKCPVMHGGNTSAEQAMKNWWPNSLNLDILHQHDRKTNPMGEDFDYRDAVQSLDFEALRKDLTELMTHSQDWWPADWGHYGGLMIRMSWHAAGSYRTADGRGGGGTGNQRFAPLNSWPDNANLDKARRLLWPIKQKYGNKLSWADLMILAGTIAYESMGLKTFGFGFGREDIWHPEKDTYWGSEKEWLASSRERYGSEDRETLENPLAAVQMGLIYVNPEGVDGNPDPLRTAKDIRVTFARMAMNDEETVALTAGGHTVGKCHGNGDASLLGPEPEAADVEEQGLGWINKTKRGIGRNTVTSGIEGAWTTHPTQWDNGYFEMLLNYEWELKKSPAGAWQWEPVNIKEEHKPVDVEDPSIRYNPIMTDADMAMKMDPDYRKISERFYKDPAYFSEVFARAWFKLTHRDMGPKVRYLGPWVPQENLIWQDPVPAGKSDYDVKAVKARIAATGIDSHELIATAWDSARTFRGSDMRGGANGARIRLAPQRDWLGNEPERLTRVLGKLEPIAAEFGISVADVIVLGGNLGVEQAANAAGVVLTVPFTPGRGDATQEMTDVESFEVLEPIHDGYRNWVKQSYAVKPEELLLDRTQLMGLTAVEMTVLVGGMRVLGTNYGGSQHGVFTDRVGALTNDFFVNLTDMAYTWEPAGENLYHIRNRKSGEVKWTATRVDLVFGSNSILRSYAELYAQKDNQDKFVRDFVAAWTKVMNADRFDVA
- a CDS encoding class I SAM-dependent methyltransferase, translating into MWDARYESNPFYYGRMPNDFLVSAASSIPKGRVLCLAEGEGRNSVFLARSGYEVTGVDFSEKAITHARSAALSSGVEVQYLHADLSEFDLGENCWHGIVSIFCHLPESLRKGLHQRIVRALRPGGVLVLESYSPEQLLLGTGGPKDPDMLLSWGQAQKELQGLEFELGHTLERMVFEGIGHTGASAVTQVIARKPG
- a CDS encoding exonuclease domain-containing protein, which translates into the protein MISSDVLPGRWVVWDTETTGTNPGRDRLVSIAAVAIQGNEIVPEDSFECMVRIPFNSSAVVVHGITREETERQGIEEAEAVQAFSDFIGDAWLVGHHVAFDVIVLNHARLRHGHAILPNPAVDVMELVLKLEEHQCIPPRQDPHDFGLDALLEHFGMGKAGRHTAMGDSFLTAMIFLKLLNVCKGENLELLKQSMQYDIGTGSTR
- a CDS encoding DUF294 nucleotidyltransferase-like domain-containing protein, whose protein sequence is MKLSNSLFERIADFLKEYPPFLYMETRDLETIARKVRIKFHEKDEIVFEEGNRRRPLFYVVNKGSVRVTSQRRGKRELSDLRGIGDLLGTGHLLDPDGDYVNTAVTEEDTILYAVPWIEFANLLPLYPDVIRYLKANISLRSDFRIPSMADQVEMFPAEDEVDSLIGRIEQTTKLSEYSRNRFIACAPGETMQEVAFKMLYHKAEAIVVTSREGHPLGIVTKTDMAKVVQSGRAPKEARAKEFMSSPVITVEKNPRLGRCLRIMMKTGFQHLCLTEDGTPHSPACGVISERDLMLYYGNNPMVIIRQIGEINSFEELSHMRHRADMLTLHDLRSADSIGWFAEVVHDLNRNFVKKVIRLAMDTLRQEGSYMPPSSFCLVFAGLGGRKELFTRNAMDRGLIYRPDHPDHAQACANFYSKLAVHINEGLLKCGWTAHQLGYTENNPQWCQPLSEWKQYVSRWIETENLQELYRNLLWFDMLPGDGLEHLLDDLTLWRKARMDRNAGFIRRLARATLDHSPDSTVYESFNRPGEEGKPERFNMDAYVYVPLVDLGRLLAFAHGIHDVTSTYERFVRLTQIDKEHESIYQEAAEGFRISLLIIARTGLKEQTNGKWIDPSTLNSLEIQLVKSTFRTVLNLQNLIEERYLAPSEDAQ
- a CDS encoding dihydroorotase; this encodes MTETIHLLNGRVVNEGIQQEAHLILRDGRIERICSAVPSSRADRVIDVAGAWVLPGLIDDQVHFREPGFPKKGTIRTESMAAVAGGVTSYMEMPNTYPPTTDAERLDEKHVVASRDSYANYSFYLGGSNTNLDAVRAVDGKRVPGIKVFMGSSTGNMRVSEPEVLERIFQHAPIPVVTHCEDDDIIAANLERYKAVWGEEIPARYHPDIRSREACLASSKLAIELARRHDADLHILHLTTAEELAMFEPGPIDGKKITAEACVHHLHFNDSHYAALGHRLKCNPAVKTEQDRLAIIEALKDGRIDILATDHAPHELEYKSNPYTQAPSGLPLVQHVLQVLWEHVRRGELTVERLVEATSHAVAKRFSIKDRGFLREGYWADIVVVREHEYPVKSENHPLYSRCGWSPFEAESFYANIEYTLVSGHLVAENGRVVGDPRGLALEYLR